AATTTCGAGTTTGACGGTTCTAAGACCAATCTTGTAGCTCCTTACTCAGTGTCCCGTAAGGCAGATTCTTCTGCCATCGCACTGAACGAAGGTGAACAGGACTGGGCGGCTTTTGAACAGGAATGTCAAGAAGCTCGTAATGCCCAAACATCCCAATCCTTTGGTGGTGCGGGTTGGGACGTGAGTTTCGCTTCAGGAACTCGCACATCATGGAACTTCGCCGGTGGTCAAAAGATTGGTAAAGATCCAGGCATTGATAAAATGTCCTTTGAAAATCAAACCCGCGCGAATGCAACATTCCAAGTTCGTTCGATTGTCGGGGCTTGCGTGATTACGAAAACTTCTGACTTTATCACAGGCTTTTTTGCCTGCGACAGTTTAGAAATTGAAGAGCGTTCGACTCCACTAAGAATTATTGGTACCTTCATCGTTGGTAAAATGAGAATCCATCCGACCGCCATCAAAGCGGGTATCAGCTGGAGTTCGATTTATCATCCACAAGCCTACAAGGAACTTCGCGGTGCCAATGGTGTTTTACGCTCTATGAGCGGTCGCGATTGCAATGCCGCGAACAACGAGCCTATTTGGCACCCAATTCCGTCTGTGCAAACGGTGGCGGATCGTATGACTTGCAATACCATCAGTCTTCGCGCCAAAGCAGATCCATTCCAATGGACTGCAGTGGATCCTGATTGCGGTATTAATCCTAATAAAAAATCATCGAACACGACATGTAAACGCCGTCTGGTTCGCTTCTACGTCGTCGAACAATCAAGAGAGGGATCGTTATGAGAACCTTCCCAAGTAATAACAAAGGTCAATCCATCATTGAGGTTCTGGTTGGTTTGGGGATGATCTCTGCCATCGGATTTACCTTCATCGGTGGGATGATGTCGTTAAAAGAAACTACTAAAGGCACACTTGTCACTTCATCGACTGAAAAACAAGTCAGTGACATCGCAGAAAATATCAAATCCGGCGTTGAAAACTATCAGGTGAACTTCCGTTATGACGAAGGAACATCAACGGTTTTAGCTTTGGACAATCTTCCAATGGCTTGGGATAACGGCAAGGTGGCGCCTAAATCAGCAGAGACAACGACATGGCAAGGAACCTACGGTTACACAATTCAACCCTATGAAGCTTATCGCGGTTTATACAAAGTGACTCTTCGTATGACCCATAAAAGCTGGGCTGAAAAGGGCGAAAAATACAGAGACTATATTTTCGTGGTGAGTGCAAAATGATTATAAGAAATAATAAAGGGTTCACTGCAGTAGAACTAATGATTGGGATCGGCCTCGCGGCTGTTCTAACCACAGCGATTGTGTCGACTCAGCTGATGGTTTCCCGTGATCAAGTGAAAATGTCGAAAGATCTTGAACAAAGCATTGATAAAAACATGGCAGAACGGATTGTTTTCTCGGATCTTAACGGGATTGATCCTTCTTACAACAATGTTCTGCAAAAAGATGATAGCGGCCGTTACTTCTTTGATTACTATCCGGATGTCCCTGCCAACGTTATTACGGATGGATTAGAACGAAAAATCACCCTGAAGGTCACTGGGACCCAAGAGATTTATATTGTCGTATCTGATCTTAAAGCAGGTCCGCTATTAAATTATGATCCGGTGAAAGCGTACAATGTGGGCGCAGCACCGGCTGATTTTAATCAAGCTGCAAGCTTGCAATTCGTGTCTTTGAATAAAAATAATTTTTTAACGGATCCGGGGCAGTCCAATCGTTCAGCGATGTGGCAAAGTGGTAAAATTCTTATGCTTGATACGCCAGCGCGTATTCGCCCGCTGGTCAATGGAACTGTTAACATGAAGATTGCTCCGCGCAGTCCTATTTTTGTGGGTTCTGTGCAAGGTGTGAACTTATTAAGTGATTCGATGATTCAAAAAGTATTGAATTTAAAACATCCTGAAACGGGCGTCGTTATCGCTAATGCAGACCAGTTTTTAAGAAACGTTCCTTCAATTGGTGGTGGTCAATCTATCATTCGCTTAAAGGGCGTGAAAATTATTAAATACTCTTTGAAAAAATATGAAGACGGTCGTTATAAAACAACACCCGCGTATCTATATAAATCTGAATACGTAGGAAGCGGTGTGTGGAGCGAGCCATTTCTTCTTTCCGACGGTGTTGCGGAATTTTCGCTGCGACGTGAATCTGTTTTAAAAAGAATGATTTATTTTAATATTAAAAAAGCTGAGTTTAAAGATCAGGCACTGACTTCAAATTCGGCACAAAGTAAGTAAAAGTTTCTGGGGGGAAATGATGAAAACAAATACAAACAAACTAGCGATGCTGGTTGCCCTGGTTGCCTTATCCGAAGGTGCTCAAGCCGGGGATAAAGATTTCCCTATGGCGGTGAGTTCTGCGACGTCGGGGGAGTCTGTAATCTCAGCTCCGGCTTCGGGATTAGTCACCCGCACCGGAAAAGATAATACGATTATTAAAATCAACAACTCTTGCTTTGGTACCAACCTTCGCGGTGTCGGTAATCCCTTAGCGCCAAGAGCCACGATCACTGCCAACTTGAATATGGTGATTGGTGGAAAAGAATATGAAATTATGGTGAAGTATCCATCTCAGTTGGTCACTCCAATGGGAATGGTGGCGCCAAAGATTCAACCGATGTCTTCAAGCAACTATAAAATCGGAAAAGATGGCGGCGGATCTGCAGCTATTTTTGGTAATACAGTTTTATTAAACACACCGATTCCTGCAGGGGTCACAGTCGACAGCTCAGGTAAAATTACCATCAGCGATAAAGGTTCAATTTATCTAAAATCCTATTCCTTCGAACAAGAGGTGGATGATTGTAATGACAAAAAGCCTGTTTATGGCAGCTATGGATACTCGTCTGAAATTCCAACAGTCGCTTGCGGCGATTACATGGGTAAGTCGGGTCCTGTATCAGCTTCATTTGGTGGAATCTCTGTAGCATCTGATAAAACAAGTATCGAAGTGAACGTGGCTTTTCCAGGTCAAACAGGATTCTGCGGTGGTTACTGGTCGCCACTGATGGTGTTCTTTGATGACAGCCGTCCGCGCTTTGATAACTCAAGTGATTTTCCTTTAAACCCAATGAACAAAACGATGTGGCCGGAAGCAAATGCGCCGGGTTGGTTTGTGGCTTACGATCGAGATAAATCAGGTCTTATCGATAAAAAAGAAGAGCTTTTCGGTGACACAGTTTCTACTGAAAATGGCTTTGAAGTTTTAAAAAAATTAGATAGCAATAAAGATGGTTTCATCGATAAGAAAGATAAGACCTTCAAAAAGCTAGTTCTATGGAATGATAAAAATGGTGATGGTATTTCGCAAAAAGAAGAAATGCTAAAACTTGCAGAAAAAGTAATGAAGATTTCTTTAGACTATGAAAAAGGCGTTATCACACCGATGGGACACTACGCCGAAGCTCGAGAGCGCTCTAAGTTTTGGTATAAAGATAATGGCAAAGTGAAGACAGGGGATATCGTCGATATCTGGTTGTCGCCGGCACCAGTTAAATTGAGTCAAAACTAATACCTACTAAAAAGTGATCATCATAAAAAAGGGAGCAAACGCTCCCTTTTTTATTTTATTTTCTCGATATATTTTAAAAGTAAATCTCGGCCACGACATTTTGCCCGAAGCATAGATAAGAATATAAAGACGCCACCCGTTTTACGATCTAAGAAAATGATTTCCCGCGGAGGCGTTCGCCAAGAATGCTTGCGAATAATCTGAAACACTTTTTTTGACAGACGCTGTGGTAAATCCGTATTTTTCCAATCGTAATTGCCGTCTTTATCGATTTGTCCCGCATTGTTGCGAGGGTCCTCGTAAGAAATAAATGGTTCTACGGTTTCTAAGCAGAACTGTTGAAAAAGGTCCTTAAGGTCATCGGTGTCTTTTTCGTCGATAAACTTCAGTTCTAGAGCCGCCTTCATAAACATCTCGCGATCATTAAAAAGCGTGCCCTTCACCATGCGACGGTACGGAATTAAAAAATCCTTTTCATAGGCGCGGGTGGCACCAAAATCATAAAGAACAATTTGATCATGGCCTTGGGGATTGATGCGAATGCGATAATTTCCGCTGTGGGGGTCGGTCTGCACCACCCCCCATTCAAATACCTCGCGGAAATAAAGATCTAAAAAGTTCAAAGCCAGCTTGTTGCGTCTTTCTTGGGGTAAACTTTGAATCAAAGGGTCATCGGCTCTTAAACCTCGCTCAAAACTTGTCGCTAAAATTTTCGGACCTGAAAATTCTCGAAGGACCTTCGGCACCACATAACGACTGTCATTTTTAAGGCGCTCGTAAAAGTCTTCCGTCAATTGAGCTTCCAGTTCATAGTTCGTCTCTTGAACCAACATTTCCCGCACTTCGGCAAACACAGGATCCATATTAATATCCCGCGGTAACAACTTTAATGTATTCAACAGTGTGCGAATGGCCTTTAAGTCGCTATCTATGGCGCGATCTACATTCGGATACTGAATTTTTAGAACGATGGTTTCGCCGGTGGCTTTGATGCGGGCCCGGTGAACTTGACCCATCGATGCCGACGCCAAGGCCTCTTTTTCTACGTCTAAAAGTGCCAGTTTTTCTGCCGGCAGATTTTTTTTCAACGTCGGTTCAATGGCATCCCAAGAAAGGGGCGCTGAATCAGATTGCAGAGATTTTAAAAGTTCATTGGCTTCAGGAGGGAAAAAATGTTCGCCATACATAGAAAGCATTTGTCCTGCTTTCATGAGGCTTCCCTTTAATTCACCTAACTCAGAACTGATGACAGAGGCCTGATTCTGTAAAAGCCTTTTCCAGTTTTCTTCTTTAGCTTCTTTATTTTTAAGAGCTGAACTGACGCCATGTTGGGCAATAGAAGCCCCTGCCTGCAAAGTTATCTTTGCTAAAGACAAGCTGCGTGAAAACATCGAGGATTTGATCTTATCCAAGCTTTTTTGTTTTTTGGCAGATTTTTTGTCGTCCATTCCTTGTCAATTTACCTTAACTTTGCCAAATGTTAAATTAATTTTCTATGTCTATGACTCTCTTCTGGTTCCGTCGCGATCTGCGTCTTCATGATAACGCCGGTCTTTTTTATGCTCTCAAAGAAAATGAAAATGTTCTTCCGGTTTTTGTGTTTGATTCAGATATTTTGTCAAAACTGGATGATGAAGCCGATGCTAGGGTGACTTTTATTCATGAAACTGTCACGGACCTCAAACAGAGTCTGCAAAAAAAAGGCAGCGATCTTGTTGTTCGGCACGGAAAACCTTTAGAGATTTTTAAAGAGCTTCACGGCAAATTAAAATTTTCCGCTATTTACACCAATCACGACTATGAGCCCTACGCCCGTCAACGCGATGATCAAGTCTTAGCTTGGGCAAAGAAGCAGGGGATAGAGTTTAAAACATTTAAAGATCAAACCCTTTTTGAAAAAGATGAAATTCTAACCGAAGCTCGCAAGCCTTACACCGTTTATACGCCCTACAAACGGAAGGTTCTGGCGAATTTGGATTCTTTTTATTTAAAATCATACCCCGTAGAAACCTATGAATCTTCTTTCGCAAAAAAACCGAATCCAGAAAAAATAATTTCCTTAAAAGAGCTGGGATTTACCAAGTCGAACCTACAATTTCCCTCTTCCGAAGTTCCTATTAAGGTCATAAAAAATTATGCGGAAACTAGAAATTTCCCTGCTCTTGAAAATGGCACAACTCACTTGGGCGTTCACCTGCGTTTTGGAACGGTCAGTGTGCGGGATTTGGCTCGCACGGGGAAAAAATATTCTGAAACCTGGCTGAGTGAATTAATCTGGCGGGACTTTTTTATGCAGATTCTATGGCATTTTCCTGAAGTGGAAACCCGCAGTTTCCGTCCCGAATATGATAAGATTCAGTGGCGCAATTCGAAAACCGATTTCAATCGGTGGTGTGAAGGAATGACGGGGTATCCCCTGGTCGACGCTGGTATGAGGGAACTCAACGCCACAGGGACTATGCACAATCGTGTGCGAATGGTGACAGCAAGCTTTCTTACAAAACACTTGCTGATTCATTGGCATTCTGGGGAACGCTACTTTGCAAAAAAATTATTGGATTTCGATTTAGCTGCCAATAATGGTAATTGGCAGTGGGCAGCCGGATCGGGTTGCGATGCAGCTCCGTATTTTCGTATTTTTAATCCTGAAACCCAAGCAGAAAAATTTGATCCGGAGAATGAATATATAAAAAAATGGATACCCGAATTAGATACGAATAAGTATCCTTCACCTATTATTGATCATGCCGAAGCCCGCGGTCGGTGTTTGCAAGCATTCACCAAAGCCCTGAAAAAATAGGAGAAAAAAGCATGAAAGTCTTAATCACTGGAGCCACAGGTCTACTTGGTCGCGAAATCGGAAAAGTTTTGGCAGAGCACGGCCATGAGATCGTCGTGATCAGCCGCAGCTTAGCCAAGGCCCGTGAAGTGTTGCCTTTTCCATGCGAAGTTGTTCTTGGGGACTTAAGCAAAGGGCCGATTCATGATTCTAGACTTGAAGGCATCGAAGGCGTCATCAATCTTATGGGTGAACCCGTCGTCAGTCGTTGGGATTCAGAAAAAAAAGCGGCCATTTATAATTCTCGCGTCGAAGGTACGAAGCATTTAATCGCTAGTTTGCCATCAAACTTACAAGTATTTGTTTCAAGCACAGCGATTGGATATTACGGCAATGACCATGAAACCATTCAGCACGAAGAAAACCCACCCGGCGATAATTTTCTAGCGAAAGTCTGTATCGATTGGGAAAAAGAAATCAGTAAAGCGCCAGGGCGTAAAGCCATCATTCGAACTGGTATTGTGCTTTCTTCCCACGGTGGAGCCATGGATCAAATGCTCTATCCGTTCCGCTTAGGTATTGGCGGTCCGCTAGGGGATGGTCAGCAGTGGATGAGCTGGATCCATATTAAAGACATCGTGGGTCTTTTTGTGTTTGCTTTAGAAAACACCCATGTCACGGGTCCTATCAATGGATGCGCGCCAAACCCCGTCAGAAATAAAGAGTTTTCAAAAAGCTTAGCCAATGCTTTGGGTAAGTCCATGGGTCCTAGCATGCCTCTGTTTGTTCTGAAGCTTTATTTTGGTGAAGTTTCGGATGTGCTTACCGTTTCTATTCGCGGTTCTGCAGAAAGATCAAAAACCCTGGGTTATAAATTTCAATATGACGATGTTAATGAGGCTTTAAAAGACGTCTGTGCCCCTTACCAAAACGGCGAAGACTTTTACTATGCTGAACAATTTATTCCAGACCCTCCAGAAAAAGTTTTTCCCTTCTTTAAAGAGGCTCACAATCTTGAAGAGATCACTCCGCCGACCTTGAATTTTAAAATTGAAAAGGTATCCACATCTGAAATCACGCAAGGAACCTTGATTGATTATACTTTAAAAATTCGTGGTATCCCGGCGAAATGGAAAACCGAAATCGACGAATGGCAACCGCCGTATAAATTCGTAGATAACCAGCTTAAAGGTCCCTACAGTCTGTGGCGTCACACCCACGAATTCAGACCGTTTTGTGGCGGTACATTGTTAGTGGATAAAGTGAAGTACCGACTGCCGTTAGGTCAAGTTGGTTGGATTTTTGCTTCAAAATTAGTAAGCAAGGACATTGATAATATTTTTTCTTTCAGAAGAAAATATATCGCGAACATGACTGTGCCACGCAAGGGATAGGTTATTGTTTGTTACGCAGCTCTCGCAAAGCACTGAACTGTTTCACCGTGCTTGCAAGTAAAAATGGATTTACTTTCTTTTCAACGAAAAGTTTTAAAGGAACACTGGGTAGGTCCAGGCTGCGTTTGTTCACTAATTCGTTTTCATACAGCTCTAGGTTTTCATCATCCCCAGTGATGGGCGAATCATCAAAGTTACCAAGCATTTTACAAAATTGCAGATTCATTTCGGTGTATTCATGGGTGCAGTAAATCAAGGTTTCGTTAGGAAGGGCTTTGATCTTTTGCAAACTTTCAAACATTTGTTCAAAAGTTCCCTCGAACAATCTTCCACAACCTAAACCAAAAAGCACGTCCCCGGAAAAGAGCCATTTTTTATCCGGATTCCAGAAAGCCACGTGACCTAGGGTGTGACCTGGAAGTTCCATCACTTTAAAGTTCATATCAGAAATTGAAAATTCATCGCCATCTTTTACGTAGTGATCAGCAAAAGGAATTTGGGTTTTATTTTTCAGTGGCGCATAAATCGGAGCAGGGAAGGTTTTAACTAATTCTAAAACCCCACCGATGTGATCATTGTGATGGTGGGTCAGTAAAATGCCGCAAATATCATAGTCGTTATGTTCAAGGAATTTTTCAACAGGGGTGGATTCACCGGGGTCCACCAACACCACATGTCCTTGCTCGTTGATCAAAGCAAAGACATAGTTGTCTTCAAAAATAGGTATAAGTTCTACTCTGTGATTCATAAAGCACCTATGTTTAAATATTGTCCCCTGAGACATGAAATTCGACAAGACCTAGGGAGTATTGATTAATAACAAGCCTTGGTGGCGTTAAGAACTTATTTTAAACTAAACTCTCTTATGAAATTAAAAGCAGAGCTTGCAGGTCGCGATTATATTGAAGTGGATTGTGAAGGTGAAGACCTTCAAAAACCCGGCAGAGTCCAGAAGGTTTCTGTCTTGGGGTGTAGTGAATTCATGGAGATGATGCGCAAGATGCGCCGATCTTTTGGTAATGATATCGCCAAGTGGCCCGTACCTGGGGGAACAGATCACTCTAGCCTTCTTCTAAAAGAAATGATTTTAAAGCTGCGCGGGGAATGGCAATTCCCGTATCCCCATGCTGAAATCTGCCACTGCAGAACCGTCGCCACAGAAACAGTGGATCAAGCGATTATCGCAGGAGCCCACTTAACAGAGGTCGTGACAAGACAGACCAACGCAAGCACCGCTTGCGGTACCTGTCGCCCCGAAGTTCAAAAAATCATAGACTACCGTCTGGATAAAAAATCGTCTTAATCTTTTTTAGGAAGTTTTCCGGTAAGGTCTTCAGTGATTGTTTCCGGAAACTGCCCTGTCTTTAGGTAGTGTTCTAACAAGGGGCCCAGCTTTCTTCGGCAAGATCCTCCGCAAGGTCCCACCCCTGCAGAAGTCGCATCGAAAATATCATTTAAGGTTTGGGCACCATCACGAATAGCTTCCTCGATAGTTTTGCGACTAACGTTGTTGCAGCGGCAGATGATTTCGGTTTTCGGTTTAGCGCCCATTGAATTAAGTGTAATGCCATGCTTCCAAAAATGTTACTATCGACCCGCCCAAAGTGCGGCGCGTCACATTGCATTGATAAGTCGTTCATCTTCCTGTAAAACAACCCCTTTGAATAAACATTGGAGCAGAAATGGCTAATCCAACTACAGATAAACTTCCTATGACAATTCGCGGAAAAGCTATGCTTGAATCAGAGCTTAAAAAGCTATTGTTAGAGGAAAGACCTTCCGTAATCCATGCGATTGAAGAAGCCCGTGCCCAAGGTGATATTTCAGAAAATGCTGAATATGAAGCTGCTAAAGAGCGTCAAGCTATGATCGAAGGCCGTATTGCTGAAATTCAAGGCAAATTGGCTGGTGCAGAAGTGATCGACACAGCTCAAATCAAAGCAGATCGCATCGTATTTGGTGCCCATGTTGAAATCGTGGACACGGAATCAGAAGAAGAAGCCAGCTATCAAATCGTAGGCGTTGATGAATCTGATGTTAAAAACGGTATGATTTCTATTTTGTCGCCATTAGCCCGCGCATTGATCGGCAAAAAGGTTGGCGACACAGTGACTGTTCAAAGTCCAAAGGGCGATAAAGAGTTCGAAGTTCTAGCTTTCAAATACAAATAATAAAAGACATTGTCCGTCCATGGCCTTCCCTGTGAGAATGGGTCATGGACACGCGCAAAAAACACTCCTCTGATAAACATCTCGTCACTGAACAGCCCGGTATGTCCGTTGTTGTTGCAGGATTGCTAATAGCTTTTTTAATTGGCTATACGACGAAGGTTCTTCTATCTCCGGCTCGAATCACGGCTCATATCGAAAAGGCCGCCAGCCATATTCACAAAGATATTAAGGTGCAGTTTTCTTCGGCTTACTTAAGTTTAAGCGATGGAATCCTGCCGCGTTTCGCGGTGGTGATTTCGGACGTAAAAATGACCGCCGAACAAAGTTGTTGGGGTGCCCCCACCATGCAGGTGGATGAACTGCGACTGCCATTATCGTTCTTCAATCTTATTCAAGGAAAAGTTCCTGTGGAAAGTGTTGAAGCAAACACGGTCGATCTGACCTTTCGCGAAGGGCTTGCTGAGTGCGCGGAACAAGACAAGAAGGCAGCAGAAAAAGTAAATAAAGAACCCGCGCCGTTAGTCAGCCTAAGCCCCACGGAAAAAGCGCAGAAATATCAAAACGACGTGCGCAGTATTTCTATTCAAAGATTTCTGATCAATGCAGATAAATACCCGCAGTATGCTTCCGAGTTTTTAAACTTTGCGGTGAAGGTGAAATCTTTTGAACCAAGAATTATTGAAATCA
This is a stretch of genomic DNA from Bdellovibrio reynosensis. It encodes these proteins:
- a CDS encoding EF-hand domain-containing protein — encoded protein: MKTNTNKLAMLVALVALSEGAQAGDKDFPMAVSSATSGESVISAPASGLVTRTGKDNTIIKINNSCFGTNLRGVGNPLAPRATITANLNMVIGGKEYEIMVKYPSQLVTPMGMVAPKIQPMSSSNYKIGKDGGGSAAIFGNTVLLNTPIPAGVTVDSSGKITISDKGSIYLKSYSFEQEVDDCNDKKPVYGSYGYSSEIPTVACGDYMGKSGPVSASFGGISVASDKTSIEVNVAFPGQTGFCGGYWSPLMVFFDDSRPRFDNSSDFPLNPMNKTMWPEANAPGWFVAYDRDKSGLIDKKEELFGDTVSTENGFEVLKKLDSNKDGFIDKKDKTFKKLVLWNDKNGDGISQKEEMLKLAEKVMKISLDYEKGVITPMGHYAEARERSKFWYKDNGKVKTGDIVDIWLSPAPVKLSQN
- a CDS encoding (2Fe-2S)-binding protein, which produces MKLKAELAGRDYIEVDCEGEDLQKPGRVQKVSVLGCSEFMEMMRKMRRSFGNDIAKWPVPGGTDHSSLLLKEMILKLRGEWQFPYPHAEICHCRTVATETVDQAIIAGAHLTEVVTRQTNASTACGTCRPEVQKIIDYRLDKKSS
- a CDS encoding ABC1 kinase family protein, with the protein product MDDKKSAKKQKSLDKIKSSMFSRSLSLAKITLQAGASIAQHGVSSALKNKEAKEENWKRLLQNQASVISSELGELKGSLMKAGQMLSMYGEHFFPPEANELLKSLQSDSAPLSWDAIEPTLKKNLPAEKLALLDVEKEALASASMGQVHRARIKATGETIVLKIQYPNVDRAIDSDLKAIRTLLNTLKLLPRDINMDPVFAEVREMLVQETNYELEAQLTEDFYERLKNDSRYVVPKVLREFSGPKILATSFERGLRADDPLIQSLPQERRNKLALNFLDLYFREVFEWGVVQTDPHSGNYRIRINPQGHDQIVLYDFGATRAYEKDFLIPYRRMVKGTLFNDREMFMKAALELKFIDEKDTDDLKDLFQQFCLETVEPFISYEDPRNNAGQIDKDGNYDWKNTDLPQRLSKKVFQIIRKHSWRTPPREIIFLDRKTGGVFIFLSMLRAKCRGRDLLLKYIEKIK
- a CDS encoding cryptochrome/photolyase family protein; translated protein: MSMTLFWFRRDLRLHDNAGLFYALKENENVLPVFVFDSDILSKLDDEADARVTFIHETVTDLKQSLQKKGSDLVVRHGKPLEIFKELHGKLKFSAIYTNHDYEPYARQRDDQVLAWAKKQGIEFKTFKDQTLFEKDEILTEARKPYTVYTPYKRKVLANLDSFYLKSYPVETYESSFAKKPNPEKIISLKELGFTKSNLQFPSSEVPIKVIKNYAETRNFPALENGTTHLGVHLRFGTVSVRDLARTGKKYSETWLSELIWRDFFMQILWHFPEVETRSFRPEYDKIQWRNSKTDFNRWCEGMTGYPLVDAGMRELNATGTMHNRVRMVTASFLTKHLLIHWHSGERYFAKKLLDFDLAANNGNWQWAAGSGCDAAPYFRIFNPETQAEKFDPENEYIKKWIPELDTNKYPSPIIDHAEARGRCLQAFTKALKK
- a CDS encoding type II secretion system protein, coding for MIIRNNKGFTAVELMIGIGLAAVLTTAIVSTQLMVSRDQVKMSKDLEQSIDKNMAERIVFSDLNGIDPSYNNVLQKDDSGRYFFDYYPDVPANVITDGLERKITLKVTGTQEIYIVVSDLKAGPLLNYDPVKAYNVGAAPADFNQAASLQFVSLNKNNFLTDPGQSNRSAMWQSGKILMLDTPARIRPLVNGTVNMKIAPRSPIFVGSVQGVNLLSDSMIQKVLNLKHPETGVVIANADQFLRNVPSIGGGQSIIRLKGVKIIKYSLKKYEDGRYKTTPAYLYKSEYVGSGVWSEPFLLSDGVAEFSLRRESVLKRMIYFNIKKAEFKDQALTSNSAQSK
- a CDS encoding (2Fe-2S)-binding protein, coding for MGAKPKTEIICRCNNVSRKTIEEAIRDGAQTLNDIFDATSAGVGPCGGSCRRKLGPLLEHYLKTGQFPETITEDLTGKLPKKD
- the greA gene encoding transcription elongation factor GreA — translated: MANPTTDKLPMTIRGKAMLESELKKLLLEERPSVIHAIEEARAQGDISENAEYEAAKERQAMIEGRIAEIQGKLAGAEVIDTAQIKADRIVFGAHVEIVDTESEEEASYQIVGVDESDVKNGMISILSPLARALIGKKVGDTVTVQSPKGDKEFEVLAFKYK
- a CDS encoding TIGR01777 family oxidoreductase gives rise to the protein MKVLITGATGLLGREIGKVLAEHGHEIVVISRSLAKAREVLPFPCEVVLGDLSKGPIHDSRLEGIEGVINLMGEPVVSRWDSEKKAAIYNSRVEGTKHLIASLPSNLQVFVSSTAIGYYGNDHETIQHEENPPGDNFLAKVCIDWEKEISKAPGRKAIIRTGIVLSSHGGAMDQMLYPFRLGIGGPLGDGQQWMSWIHIKDIVGLFVFALENTHVTGPINGCAPNPVRNKEFSKSLANALGKSMGPSMPLFVLKLYFGEVSDVLTVSIRGSAERSKTLGYKFQYDDVNEALKDVCAPYQNGEDFYYAEQFIPDPPEKVFPFFKEAHNLEEITPPTLNFKIEKVSTSEITQGTLIDYTLKIRGIPAKWKTEIDEWQPPYKFVDNQLKGPYSLWRHTHEFRPFCGGTLLVDKVKYRLPLGQVGWIFASKLVSKDIDNIFSFRRKYIANMTVPRKG
- the gloB gene encoding hydroxyacylglutathione hydrolase, which encodes MNHRVELIPIFEDNYVFALINEQGHVVLVDPGESTPVEKFLEHNDYDICGILLTHHHNDHIGGVLELVKTFPAPIYAPLKNKTQIPFADHYVKDGDEFSISDMNFKVMELPGHTLGHVAFWNPDKKWLFSGDVLFGLGCGRLFEGTFEQMFESLQKIKALPNETLIYCTHEYTEMNLQFCKMLGNFDDSPITGDDENLELYENELVNKRSLDLPSVPLKLFVEKKVNPFLLASTVKQFSALRELRNKQ